The DNA segment TATCATCTTCACACTGTTTGAACTTATTGTTTTACTTCTTTCTCATCGTTCacttctctctttttatttatgttttaataaataaaaaatatgatagtgtgatatatttcttcttttcttaaagtaaaaaaaaatagattttttttgttctacaaaaataaaatttctaaattttaaaatatttttgtatttttattaaaaacattaattaaaaatattaatcaaatatctTTGGTTAATagtttttgaaaatgtatagtaaaattaaataagaaatttaattgtaaatattcATTATGCATTACTCTAGAAAATTCATAATCAAATGCCATTAACTCGACTGCAAACACCAACAAAAAGTTTAAGGATCATTGTATAGAATAGCACTTGGAACAAGATTACATGCCCAAAGTCTCttgatatttacatataatgTGGATGTCCCCTTTATTAGGATGCAGTTGCACACTCATtggttttcatttattatactCTGCTTAGTTACATAATTAAAGCTCTTAAAATTAACTTCCAGCATCAAACCATTTATAATGGTGAATAAAGTAGTAAGAAACTTCAGTTAAAGGAACGATTAACGTTCATTGGTAGTGGTTTTATACTTGTACCATCCAATAATTAGAGGGTGAAAGCATTAAGCATCGATTTACATGCACATAATTGATGATTAGTGCCCTAAGCAGCGCGTAGATGACACGAGCCAACGTGCTGGAGACATTCTACAAATTAGGGAATTACAATTTGACACAAGAAGTATGAATTGTCGGCAGGTGATTGGAGAAATGACTCTATCAGACCTTTTTTCCTTTGGGTTGAGTGGGTCTAATCCGACCTTAGTGCATCTTTTGTGGCGCATTATTATAACCTCTATCTATTCTAgtatataataagttttatttaattaattgcGATGAATATATGCACACTCAAACCCATGTCATATTTGATCTTAAGTAGAGAGGTACCAACAAATACGTACGGAATAAAGCGTACGTCTTCTGCTATATCTCGTGCCCGCCACTAATCATCGCAGTGAGTCTCTGACTGTTTTGCCTCGGGGTTAGAGAATCAGGAAGAATAAggtaaaaatagtttaaaaaaaaagatactctTATGACTCCTATGTCAAATTTTATACACACACTAAGTACTGTCGGGTCTAGTGGCGTCTGcaaagtattttattttctcaGGAGTGAGACTCATGTTTCTTTAGGTGTAATGCCGCTTGGGAAAAGGTTACATTTACCTTGTTCGATCCCATGATGATCCACAAAGAGACGTACCACGTATGGATCTCGACTCTTAACTTCGCGGGCATGTAAATCGATGCTAAATGCTTTCAccctcttaaaaaaaaaaaaaaaacttggctGGCATAAGAAATATCATATGTATGTCAACACTCCATTATATTACGAGAAAAAGACTaagatagcaccaaaccaagtttttgttcccaaagtagcactcaaggctcaaaatcacaaaaatagatttcattaaagagataaatatacacttttatcccttgggttaattaatccaaaccttaaggtttagagttaaggggtggggttttggaattagggtttaaaattttataaaaaataaatactaaaataaaaaataaaaattttaaaaacagtttcaaaaagtatttttaattataaaaaaaaaaattgaaaaaaaaaaattcgaaaaaaaattcaaaaaaaaatataaaaattttgaatctgaaaacatataatctgaaactataaaaaaaatttctttttttcattttatttatttttgtttgtttatttcattttaaaccaagagtattatggatattttaccctttaataaatgtcatttttgttactttctccttctagtgctatttttgagacataaacttcaaaaggtgctattattgacaattgcccttatattatatgtaaaacacacacaattcttttaaaataacataaagatGTATCAATACGTAAGTTTACAATTACtttaaatttcaaaagaaaagttTACCCTTAGTTAACACTTAACAGatcaattaaatttaatatggtTTATGACTAaactaaaaagtatttaaaataaatgatatattacttaataaagaacaatatataattatactattaatttgaatttttaatgaTAATCTAAAACATGGGTAGATTCCGCCTTGGCTGCGTAATGTCTACTTAGACTATATGATTCTTGCATGGGGCacaataaaatgtattttaaataataaaaaaaatatttataccatTTCTTTGTTTGGTATTGTTCACTAATTTGTTTCTTATCATTTTAAAGGAAGACAAAAAACACAAccatagaatatatatatatatatatatgtttattaataaaacatctaaaagaaaaagctaaaaaccactaaaagaaaataaatctatttcttttttaggaaaatgaaaaataattctaagtaagaaaaaatagaattaaatatatttgaaaaaatacatGGATGATATGATAGAGAAAATATACTCTAActagttaaataaaaaaaacatacagaGAAGGGTAAAATATAGTCTCTTGATGGTAACCAGGTGGCATTTGCACCATCTTCCTATTACCTATATATCTGCCTCTGGCGTATAGGATGGTATGTAATTGGGAAGTCTGGCCACTGCGTAGCGTCTGATGCCGCCTAAAGAGCCGCTAGCCGGCTGCCTAAATCATAGTTTAAAATACTGTGAAATACCACTAgcaaaagtaaaattaaaattgaaatagtcGAGTGTATCGTTCCTTCAAAAGCAGGTCACGTGCATACATCGTTTCTAATCCCATGAACAGAAGATATACATGGCCAGTATACTGTGCACATCCACATCTCCCAAATAATAATACCACAATGATAACACTGATTATAAAGTTGTAATGCGTTTATCTTTTTCTTATTGGCAAAAAGGTTATAAAAGGAAAGGAAACAATAATGAATGAGGTATCTGTTGTGGTTTATCAAGTCTCGACAGGCCACGTCCTCATCCATAAAAAAGCTTTGTGCATGACAAGCTGTGTACCATTTTCCTTTTATTGTCTTTTACCTTTCTACTAATTTCGCCCAGTGTCAAACATTTAAAGAGTAAAGATCAAAACATATGAAGGCTTAAGGGTTAACCGCCACTATGTCAACTGGATCATGCGGATATTTAAAATCCATGTCCAAGCTGCAGTTTAAACAGTTTGATCTGCAGATTTGCTTGGACATGGACTTCGTCCAGAAGTAATCCCTGATGGTTTGCAGAAACCTCCTGTGAAAGAGCTTACTCAACCTTGGAAGTAGTTGACGGTGGTCTCTAGGTTCGGCTCTGAAAAGTCAACGACCAACTTAAGAAAAAGATATCTAGTTATTTTGAAGTATACTCTTGTTGCaatgaataaatatattatagtattattatcattattattattttatgctAGTATGAATTGTTAAAAagaataatttatgtatatccAACAAATGTACAAATATGGTAGATCTATCTCTAAATAAGATAGATGATTGAAAAGAAAACAATCTGattagaatataataaaattataagagAAACTTATGTGTATATTACCAAAAGAAAGTTGTAGATATagttaaaaactattaaacataaTGAGTAATATAATCCATAATATTTATCGTGGCAATATTCTAAGAGCAATTTGAAGGAGCTACATTATTGGAGGAATATTGAGCAGTGAAATACATCAACTTACAAATCTaaagagaaagaacaaaatAGAATTtctaacaacttttttttttcagtgaaCTTAGACCGAACAAAGTTCCTTCTCCGAAAGCAATCctcaaaattaaaagaaaaactatattctaatttctaattttaACTTCTAAGCCTAgttttcaaaacagagaaatgaGAGAGGTAAAGGTTAACATGCGCCACCAGTGACCGTTATCTAAACGGCGCCAAATATTCTGAGGGTAACTTTTTCACAAGGAAACGCAAACAAAAACCCCCTCTCCCACTTACttctttccaaaaaaaaaagaacactcactcacacacacaccactttctatctctctcccttcctctctctccttctcttgcCAGCGAACATGGAGAAAGGCTTCTCTCCCGTCGGTCTCAGGGTTCTTGTGGTTGACGACGACCCAACCTGGCTCAAGATTCTTGAGAAAATGCTCAAGAAGTGCTCCTACGAAGgttcccttcttctttttctatgtttttacaCATTGGGAGTCCACCTGCTTAATTTCCTCTGCTTTTGTTTTAACCCCGTTGCAGTCACTACCTGTGGGTTAGCTAGAGAAGCTCTGAGGTTGCTACGGGAACGTAAGGACGGGTTTGACATCGTGATCAGCGACGTGAACATGCCTGACATGGACGGCTTCAAGCTCCTTGAGCACGTTGGCCTTGAACTGGACCTCCCTGTCATAAGTGAGACTTCTATATATGATCttgagtaataaaataaaaaaacagaaaaggttattattaattttgttgttTGCTTTTACAGTGATGTCGGTGGACGGTGAAACAAGCAGAGTCATGAAAGGCGTCCAGCATGGAGCGTGTGACTACCTGCTGAAGCCGATAAGAATGAAGGAGCTGAAGATCATATGGCAACATGTTCTTAGAAAGAAGCTTCAAGAAGTGAGGGACATCGAAGGCTGCTGCTATGACGGAGGAGCTGACTGGTTCACCCAAGGGCAGTTTCTTGGAGGTGGTGAAGATGTTTCTTTtgggaagaagagaaaagactTTGACTTTGAGAAGAAGCTTTTTCAGGATGAGAGTGAccaatcttcttcttccaagAAAGCTAGAGTGGTTTGGTCTTATGAGCTTCACCAGAAGTTTGTTAACGCTGTTAACCAGATCGGATGTGATCACAGTAAGTACCTCCCTTTAGCATGTCTTCTTCATAGAGCAGTGATTTTTTCTGGTCTCTTTGTGTTTGGCAGAAGCTGGTCCCAAGAAGATATTGGACCTCATGAATATCCCATGGCTCACTAGGGAGAATGTTGCTAGCCATCTTCAGGTAAAACTTTTACCTTCTCTTTATCTAAAAGAGGAAGACTAAGCTTTTttgtcacttttttttttttttttttttgtagaaatacAGACTGTACTTGAGTAGATTAgagaaaggaaaggagataaAGTGTTATTCTGGTGGAGTAAAGAATATGGATTCACCTCCAAAAGATGCTGAGATTAATTCAGGACATCAAAGCCCTGGCAAGAGCAGCAGCTATGCATTCCTTAAAGCAACAGAGACTGATCCAAAGCAACTTGCTTCAGCTTCTGTGTCTGACCCCACCAGTGATGTCCACATGCCTCCAAAAGCGAAAAAGACGCGTATAGGATTTGATCCTCCCATCTCATCCGGTGTGTTTGACTCTCTGCTTCCTTGGAATGATGTTCCAGACCCACTTGAATCCAAGCCTCCTATTCTGTACGAGAACAGCTTTCTCCAGCAACAGCCATTGCCAAGCCAAAGCTCCTATGTTGCAAACTCTGCACCGTCTCTCATGCAAGAGGAAATGAAGCCTTCTTATGTGAATCCGGATGAGTTTCTCATGCCACAAAACAAGAACTCTACTGTGATCCTTCAAGATATGGACTTGTCCGCTCCCTTCAGCTCCAATGCAACCAGCAATACAGAGTCGATTCCGGGAAGCTTGAACTGGGAACTTCCAGAAGCACATCATTCAGGTTCTTTAGACACTGACTTAGACTTCACTTGGCTTCATGGAGAGCATTTCTTTGCAAACAGCGGACTCCAAAACTTCCAGTTTCAAGACTACAGTAGTAGCACATCACTCCTGTCTGAGCTCCCTCCCCATCTTTGGTATGGAAACGACAGGCTGCCCGACCCTGACGAGTATACCCTAATGGTAGACCAAGGTTTATTCATATCTTGACTCTTGTTCCATTAACTTCTTTTCCTATATTGGTTGGTGTTATGCAGAAAGATTTTGTGGGTATACCTGAAAATAATAATCTTGCTAGACCTATCATATCTTGAGTATAAGATCTCTCTACACATTGTGTTTACTGAAAaacttagcttttttttttctctcttatcACACACCTTTGCATCTTGTACCCGTACACATTGGCTTTATGTATCCATCATCCACTGGACACTTGTAGCTAGCTGTTGAGAATCAGTCCCATAACCTTAGGATCAAAGAATGTGAGAGAAGTCTAACCAACAGCTCTTTCTTTCTAAGAAAAGTTGAACTCGCAAGTTGTAATCAACAGCTCTTTCTTTAAACAAATCTACAGACACTATATAAGTTTACAAGAGATTTAAGAGAAACTGTCTCTCTGAGAGGTGTATAAAAAGTAAAATGTGCACAAAATAGCGGGCATCTCGTCATAATATCCAGTGGACCTTCTGGATCCCATATCAAGACGGTTGAGATTGGAATCAGCCCACCAAGTGTCAGTTCTCCACCCTTGGGACCCTGGAAAATATAGTCACTCAGTATATGATTCTGCTGAAAAGACACCAATACATCTACTGAAGATGAACAGAGAGAAAACATTGTTACCTGCTTATACTTGCTTGGCTTTCTCATCAGGGCTTTCTTCAGTTTCTCCAGGATTCAAAGATGATATCTTCCCGAATGACTCTTTAGCATCCCCGAAAAAGTCTTTCACTTTGTCCAACACTGTTTTAAGCTGGTCCTGAGTTGGGAGCTGTGATATTACAGGacaaaaaatcaaatgttttaGAAGGAAAAAACATGCACCATTCACTCACACTCAATGGAGTTTGAGAGCTGATCTCAAAGTGGTTGTATAGCTCACCTCGATGACATCCGAGGTACTGAGTGCAGCTCTCATGTTCCCGTTTTCCTGAAAACCAAAGACTTCAGAGCTtgtaaaaggaaaagaaaacagagCTACTAAAATAACTGAAAGATGGAGAGCATTACAACAAGTTTGTAGCCATATCGAAACTCAGTGGCAGTCCGCAAGACACGATGCTGCTTTATTGCAGTCTTTTGTATCTCCTTCTCATCCTATTGAAGATGCAAAACAATCAGAAAATCACATCACAATCAGACAAAGTAAATAGATAAGCTCTGCTTATCTTACTTACTCTGTAAATAACAGCAGCAATGTTTCTAGCAATGGTGTCTTTGTAGATATACTTCCCCAAGAGGTTATCTTTCGCAGCAACCATGATCTTGGCAGTTGTACCACCAGCTATTATACTTAGTGGATACCAAAGATACACCTGTTTCAAGAAACACTTATTACATACACAACAAGACTTCAAGCCAAGTAAAACCAACCAAGGAGGTGGGAGGGAGGGAGAGACGAACATTGGCCATACGGATGAAGATAACGAATCTAGGGTTTCCGTCGTCTTCAATCTTAGGCATAGGAGGAGGTGTACGTTGATACTGACGAGCCGCCATGCCTTTCTTCCCTTTCGCTTCCACCACGAAAACCATCCGCCGTTTCGTAGATTCTCGGCATGGTGTTCTCGAGGTGAACAGAGAGTGTCTTGCTAAACCGACCTCTTCGAGTCTTCCTGTGTTCTTCAGTGGAAGCCGAGCCAACGCGTTGAG comes from the Brassica napus cultivar Da-Ae chromosome A7, Da-Ae, whole genome shotgun sequence genome and includes:
- the LOC125576273 gene encoding two-component response regulator ARR11-like isoform X2; its protein translation is MEKGFSPVGLRVLVVDDDPTWLKILEKMLKKCSYEVTTCGLAREALRLLRERKDGFDIVISDVNMPDMDGFKLLEHVGLELDLPVIMMSVDGETSRVMKGVQHGACDYLLKPIRMKELKIIWQHVLRKKLQEVRDIEGCCYDGGADWFTQGQFLGGGEDVSFGKKRKDFDFEKKLFQDESDQSSSSKKARVVWSYELHQKFVNAVNQIGCDHKAGPKKILDLMNIPWLTRENVASHLQKYRLYLSRLEKGKEIKCYSGGVKNMDSPPKDAEINSGHQSPGKSSSYAFLKATETDPKQLASASVSDPTSDVHMPPKAKKTRIGFDPPISSGVFDSLLPWNDVPDPLESKPPILYENSFLQQQPLPSQSSYVANSAPSLMQEEMKPSYVNPDEFLMPQNKNSTVILQDMDLSAPFSSNATSNTESIPGSLNWELPEAHHSGSLDTDLDFTWLHGEHFFANSGLQNFQFQDYSSSTSLLSELPPHLWYGNDRLPDPDEYTLMVDQGLFIS
- the LOC125576273 gene encoding two-component response regulator ARR11-like isoform X1; translation: MEKGFSPVGLRVLVVDDDPTWLKILEKMLKKCSYEGSLLLFLCFYTLGVHLLNFLCFCFNPVAVTTCGLAREALRLLRERKDGFDIVISDVNMPDMDGFKLLEHVGLELDLPVIMMSVDGETSRVMKGVQHGACDYLLKPIRMKELKIIWQHVLRKKLQEVRDIEGCCYDGGADWFTQGQFLGGGEDVSFGKKRKDFDFEKKLFQDESDQSSSSKKARVVWSYELHQKFVNAVNQIGCDHKAGPKKILDLMNIPWLTRENVASHLQKYRLYLSRLEKGKEIKCYSGGVKNMDSPPKDAEINSGHQSPGKSSSYAFLKATETDPKQLASASVSDPTSDVHMPPKAKKTRIGFDPPISSGVFDSLLPWNDVPDPLESKPPILYENSFLQQQPLPSQSSYVANSAPSLMQEEMKPSYVNPDEFLMPQNKNSTVILQDMDLSAPFSSNATSNTESIPGSLNWELPEAHHSGSLDTDLDFTWLHGEHFFANSGLQNFQFQDYSSSTSLLSELPPHLWYGNDRLPDPDEYTLMVDQGLFIS
- the LOC106410393 gene encoding protein HHL1, chloroplastic-like, yielding MDKVRSNEIIIPIAHDFIGARSMEVSMSLNALARLPLKNTGRLEEVGLARHSLFTSRTPCRESTKRRMVFVVEAKGKKGMAARQYQRTPPPMPKIEDDGNPRFVIFIRMANVYLWYPLSIIAGGTTAKIMVAAKDNLLGKYIYKDTIARNIAAVIYRDEKEIQKTAIKQHRVLRTATEFRYGYKLVENGNMRAALSTSDVIELPTQDQLKTVLDKVKDFFGDAKESFGKISSLNPGETEESPDEKAKQV